A single window of Streptomyces griseoviridis DNA harbors:
- a CDS encoding DUF6299 family protein yields MSLRPALGAAALLLLAALPVVPAAADPGESVTVDPTGRIAADGTVTLSGTYRCLAGKGPVFVSSSVSQSTREIRYGIGGSRAVCDGAEHRWQNSGKPSPDALKAGTAQVDTTVMELCPQGLLPLPYFHATRTQDITLTAS; encoded by the coding sequence ATGTCCCTGCGCCCCGCACTCGGCGCCGCCGCGCTGCTCCTGCTGGCCGCCCTGCCCGTCGTCCCCGCCGCCGCGGACCCCGGCGAGAGCGTGACCGTCGACCCGACCGGCCGGATCGCCGCGGACGGCACCGTCACCCTCTCCGGCACCTACCGCTGCCTCGCCGGGAAGGGCCCGGTCTTCGTCAGCTCGTCGGTCTCCCAGAGCACCCGCGAGATCCGGTACGGCATCGGCGGCAGCCGGGCCGTCTGCGACGGCGCGGAGCACCGCTGGCAGAACTCGGGGAAGCCGTCGCCCGACGCGCTCAAGGCGGGCACCGCGCAGGTCGACACGACCGTCATGGAACTGTGCCCGCAGGGCCTGCTCCCGCTGCCCTACTTCCACGCGACCCGCACCCAGGACATCACCCTGACCGCGAGCTGA
- a CDS encoding PaaX family transcriptional regulator produces MINVSDQHAPRSLIVTLYGAYGRFVPGPVPVAELIRLLAAVGVDAPSVRSSVSRLKRRGLLLPARTARGAAGYELSSQAQQLLDDGDRRVYPDGAAEDEGWVLAVFSVPESERQKRHVLRSRLAGLGFGAAAPGVWIAPARLYEECRHTLERLRLEPYVDFFRGEHLGFAPTVDAVARWWDLAAIAKEHEAFLDRHAPVLHAWERRADTPPEDAYRDYLLALDSWRHLPYTDPGLPARLLPAEWPGERSAAVFRALHERLRDAGGVFVGL; encoded by the coding sequence ATGATCAACGTGTCCGACCAGCATGCACCACGGTCTCTCATCGTCACGCTCTACGGCGCATACGGCCGCTTCGTGCCCGGCCCGGTACCCGTCGCCGAGCTGATCCGGCTCCTGGCGGCGGTCGGCGTGGACGCGCCCTCGGTGCGTTCCTCGGTGTCCCGCCTCAAACGGCGCGGGCTGCTGCTGCCCGCCCGCACCGCGCGGGGCGCCGCCGGGTACGAACTGTCGTCGCAGGCCCAACAGTTGCTCGACGACGGCGACCGGCGCGTCTATCCGGACGGCGCCGCCGAGGACGAGGGGTGGGTGCTCGCCGTCTTCTCGGTCCCGGAGTCGGAGCGGCAGAAGCGGCATGTGCTGCGCTCCCGGCTGGCCGGTCTCGGCTTCGGCGCCGCGGCACCCGGCGTGTGGATCGCGCCGGCCCGGCTGTACGAGGAGTGCAGGCACACCCTGGAGCGGCTGCGTCTGGAACCGTACGTCGACTTCTTCAGGGGCGAGCATCTCGGCTTCGCGCCGACGGTCGACGCGGTCGCCCGCTGGTGGGACCTGGCCGCGATCGCCAAGGAGCACGAGGCGTTCCTCGACCGGCACGCCCCGGTGCTGCACGCCTGGGAGCGGCGCGCGGACACCCCGCCCGAGGACGCCTACCGGGACTACCTGCTCGCCCTCGACTCCTGGCGCCACCTGCCGTACACCGACCCGGGTCTGCCGGCCAGGCTGCTGCCGGCGGAGTGGCCGGGCGAGCGGTCGGCTGCGGTGTTCCGGGCACTGCACGAGCGGCTCAGGGACGCGGGCGGTGTCTTCGTGGGGCTGTGA
- a CDS encoding SRPBCC family protein, whose protein sequence is MGRVFTVSGSIVVAVPPEVAYRAVSRPADMGRWSPENLGTTAGSADGPAGLGSSFVGRNKRGRVRWVTRCTVTAAEPGRRFAFRVHAIGVRTPRLRGPIASWEYRFEAADGGTRVTETWTDDRRSWPAPVANVFDRIATSGRTFADFQARNIEKTLRNLKRELEAG, encoded by the coding sequence GTGGGCCGAGTCTTCACCGTGAGCGGCAGCATCGTCGTAGCGGTCCCGCCCGAGGTGGCCTACCGGGCCGTGAGCCGCCCCGCCGACATGGGGCGCTGGAGTCCCGAGAACCTCGGGACGACGGCGGGTTCGGCGGACGGCCCTGCCGGGCTCGGGAGCAGTTTCGTCGGGCGGAACAAGCGGGGGCGGGTCCGCTGGGTGACGCGGTGCACCGTCACCGCGGCCGAGCCCGGCCGGCGGTTCGCGTTCCGGGTGCACGCCATCGGGGTCCGCACCCCGCGGCTGCGCGGGCCGATCGCGAGCTGGGAGTACCGATTCGAGGCGGCCGACGGCGGCACCCGCGTCACGGAGACCTGGACGGACGACCGGCGCTCGTGGCCTGCGCCCGTCGCGAACGTCTTCGACCGGATCGCCACCTCCGGGCGGACCTTCGCCGACTTCCAGGCCCGCAACATCGAGAAGACCCTGCGCAACCTGAAGCGGGAGCTGGAGGCGGGCTGA
- a CDS encoding AfsR/SARP family transcriptional regulator, translated as MELLALGPLELWHDQRQHPLGSPKERQVLGVLVHARGEPVTVDTLLDRVWDGDPPPTALDTLHTYLSRLRGRLRQAVGDDGVQVERPSPRLYRLRADPESIDLSRFGRLRSDAAAALARGERELGIGLLRTAEALWRSEPLAEFGASSWALAARARLVEELRRVREERIGLELESGRHADLVGELREFASQNPFAQQGIGSLMLALYRSGRHDEALEVYRRTRARLQEDQGIEPAPDLQRLHLRMLEQDPALLRTEARTTAGSPAPEVRNFLPRDIPDFTGRTGELRILKADSGADDSSPTALPVTVINGMPGIGKTTLAVHAAHQLTARYPDGQFYVDVRGYSGQRPLDPADALATLLHAAGPPSELPATLDERTARWREWTARRHALVILDNVRDAAQIGPLLPGSHTCRVLVTTRNRLSGLDGATSLSLDTLSRAEAAALFTRIVGASRVSAEPDCLERIVDACACHPLALQVLASRFRHRSSWDLQYLLDRLDSAADPLQEFDGLITSVHEFSYTELSGPAQNLLRLLALHPGPDITLRAAAALTGPGFADEPGLLGRCVEELLDSSLLEEPVRGRYRLHDLTRAFALRAGLRTDPEEARHAAVGRLVGHYVTAAHRADRLAHPHRRAMPLPPEKEPVHAPAFADQDEGSVWLTVERANLVALARTATAEHPEYAALFPGVLARSLKLWGAWDLAGELFDAAIAVLRASGQSSVLARTLTDHADLLAQRDHVEALRLATEARAIYERLRDAHGSADALFQAGRAQVAAGHGDIALGLLARSSALYREVGDRRGEADCLNVEGVVLYYAGRHGEALEKVQLMEAIYEELPDPHGLAQALNNRGEIHFLQGQFEQARDCYERSQILMRQHGGRVDLAILSTNLGAVHQATGRTDEALACFQRALTAHRASGDALGEADVLIRLGTTYAQSGRRGEALLHLTMAEQVATGIDNPYERLRALIGAADVQRESGRLDSAVKGYRQALEVAERINFPMGSAHALAGLARTASLSPRPLEGPRDHGERAVALYRSLGAEAEAEKLLRFLACHGSTGS; from the coding sequence GTGGAACTTCTTGCTCTGGGACCTCTTGAACTCTGGCACGACCAGCGGCAGCACCCGCTCGGGTCGCCCAAGGAGCGCCAGGTGCTGGGCGTCCTGGTCCATGCGCGGGGCGAGCCGGTCACGGTGGACACCCTGCTGGACCGGGTCTGGGACGGGGACCCGCCTCCGACCGCCCTGGACACCCTGCACACGTATCTCTCCAGGCTGCGCGGCAGGCTGCGGCAGGCGGTCGGTGACGACGGGGTGCAGGTGGAGCGGCCGTCGCCGCGTCTGTACCGGCTGCGCGCCGACCCGGAGAGCATCGACCTGTCGCGTTTCGGGCGGCTGCGCTCGGACGCGGCGGCGGCGCTGGCGCGGGGCGAACGCGAGCTGGGTATCGGCCTGTTGCGCACCGCCGAGGCTCTCTGGCGGAGTGAGCCCCTCGCCGAGTTCGGTGCCAGTTCCTGGGCGCTGGCCGCACGCGCCCGGCTGGTCGAGGAACTGCGCAGGGTGCGCGAGGAGCGGATCGGGCTTGAGCTCGAATCGGGCCGCCACGCGGATCTCGTGGGCGAGCTGCGCGAGTTCGCCTCGCAGAATCCTTTCGCTCAACAGGGGATCGGTTCCCTGATGCTGGCCCTGTACCGCTCGGGGCGCCATGACGAAGCGCTGGAGGTGTACCGCAGAACCCGCGCGCGATTACAGGAGGACCAGGGGATCGAGCCCGCCCCTGATCTTCAGCGGCTTCATCTCCGCATGCTCGAACAGGACCCCGCCCTCCTGCGGACCGAGGCCAGGACCACGGCTGGGTCACCCGCCCCCGAGGTGCGGAACTTCCTGCCCCGCGACATCCCGGACTTCACCGGCCGCACCGGCGAACTGCGCATCCTCAAGGCCGATTCCGGCGCCGACGACAGCTCCCCGACCGCCCTGCCGGTGACCGTGATAAACGGAATGCCCGGTATAGGCAAGACCACCCTGGCCGTGCACGCCGCCCACCAGCTGACCGCCCGCTATCCGGACGGCCAGTTCTACGTCGACGTACGCGGTTACAGCGGTCAGCGGCCCCTCGACCCGGCAGACGCGCTGGCCACCTTGCTGCACGCGGCCGGCCCGCCGTCCGAACTCCCGGCCACCCTCGACGAGCGGACCGCCCGATGGCGCGAGTGGACGGCTCGACGACACGCGCTGGTCATCCTCGACAACGTCAGGGACGCGGCGCAGATCGGCCCGCTGCTGCCCGGTTCGCACACCTGCCGCGTCCTCGTCACCACCAGGAACAGGCTGTCCGGCCTCGACGGCGCCACCTCCCTCTCCCTGGACACGCTGTCCAGGGCGGAGGCGGCGGCCCTCTTCACCCGGATCGTGGGGGCGTCACGGGTGTCGGCCGAGCCCGACTGCCTGGAGCGGATCGTCGACGCGTGCGCGTGCCACCCGCTGGCCCTCCAGGTGCTGGCCAGCCGCTTCCGCCATCGAAGCTCATGGGACCTCCAGTACCTCCTGGACCGGCTGGACAGCGCCGCCGACCCGCTCCAGGAGTTCGACGGTCTGATCACCTCGGTCCATGAGTTCTCCTACACCGAACTCAGCGGGCCGGCCCAGAACCTGCTGCGCCTGCTCGCCCTGCACCCGGGGCCCGACATCACCCTCAGGGCCGCCGCCGCGCTGACCGGACCCGGCTTCGCGGACGAGCCGGGGCTGCTGGGCCGCTGCGTCGAGGAACTGCTCGACTCCAGCCTGCTGGAGGAGCCCGTGCGCGGCCGCTACCGGCTGCACGATCTGACCCGGGCCTTCGCCCTGCGCGCCGGTCTGCGGACGGACCCGGAGGAGGCACGGCACGCCGCTGTCGGCCGCCTCGTCGGCCACTACGTCACGGCCGCGCACCGAGCGGACCGGCTGGCGCATCCGCATCGCAGGGCCATGCCGCTGCCACCGGAGAAGGAGCCCGTCCACGCGCCGGCCTTCGCCGACCAGGACGAGGGCTCGGTGTGGCTGACCGTGGAGCGCGCCAATCTCGTCGCGCTGGCGCGCACGGCGACCGCCGAACACCCCGAGTACGCCGCGCTGTTCCCCGGGGTCCTCGCGAGGTCCCTCAAACTGTGGGGCGCCTGGGACCTCGCGGGAGAACTCTTCGACGCCGCCATCGCCGTACTGCGCGCGTCCGGCCAGTCATCCGTGCTGGCCCGGACCCTCACGGACCACGCCGATCTGCTGGCGCAGCGGGACCACGTCGAGGCCCTGCGCCTCGCGACCGAGGCCCGTGCGATCTACGAGCGGCTGCGCGATGCCCACGGCAGCGCCGACGCCCTCTTCCAAGCGGGCCGCGCCCAGGTCGCGGCGGGCCACGGCGACATCGCGCTGGGGCTGCTCGCCCGGTCGTCGGCGCTGTACCGGGAGGTCGGGGACCGCCGTGGAGAGGCGGACTGCCTCAATGTCGAGGGGGTGGTCCTGTACTACGCGGGGCGGCACGGCGAGGCACTGGAGAAGGTCCAGCTGATGGAGGCGATCTACGAGGAGCTTCCCGATCCGCACGGGCTCGCCCAGGCGCTCAACAACCGCGGTGAAATCCACTTCCTCCAGGGCCAGTTCGAGCAGGCCCGGGACTGCTACGAGCGGTCCCAGATCCTGATGCGGCAGCACGGCGGCCGTGTCGACCTGGCGATCCTGTCGACGAACCTGGGCGCGGTGCACCAGGCGACCGGGCGGACGGACGAGGCGCTCGCCTGCTTCCAGCGTGCGCTCACCGCGCACCGGGCCAGCGGGGACGCCCTGGGCGAGGCGGACGTGCTGATCAGGCTCGGCACGACCTACGCCCAGTCGGGGCGCCGGGGCGAGGCGCTGCTGCATCTGACCATGGCCGAGCAGGTGGCCACCGGCATCGACAACCCGTACGAGAGACTGCGCGCGTTGATCGGAGCGGCGGACGTCCAACGCGAGTCCGGGCGGCTCGACAGCGCGGTCAAGGGCTACCGGCAGGCCCTCGAAGTCGCCGAGCGCATCAACTTCCCGATGGGTTCGGCGCACGCCCTGGCGGGACTCGCGCGGACCGCCTCCTTGTCACCGCGCCCGCTGGAGGGGCCGCGCGACCACGGCGAACGCGCGGTGGCCCTGTACCGCAGCCTGGGCGCCGAGGCGGAGGCGGAGAAGTTGCTGCGGTTCCTGGCATGCCATGGATCGACCGGCTCCTGA
- a CDS encoding DUF5999 family protein: MCSHRSSCPSADQGLPHVVAAHPEQGWSLLCDGAIVFDDTGALTAEGRPVAPRRTPGARLTTAV; the protein is encoded by the coding sequence ATGTGTTCCCACCGATCTTCGTGCCCGTCCGCCGACCAGGGCCTCCCGCACGTCGTCGCCGCCCACCCCGAGCAGGGCTGGAGTCTGCTGTGCGACGGCGCGATCGTGTTCGACGACACCGGCGCGCTGACGGCCGAGGGGCGCCCCGTGGCACCTCGCAGGACGCCCGGCGCGCGGCTGACGACGGCCGTCTGA
- a CDS encoding RidA family protein, whose translation MSTERVNPPALSPPTGFSHAVVATGTRIVFLAGQTALDQDGKVVGDTLPAQFERALGNLLTALTAAGGAPVDLARVTVYTTDLAAYREHAAELGRRWRELMGRDYPAMAVVEVVRLWDDRALIELDGFAVLP comes from the coding sequence ATGAGCACCGAGCGCGTCAACCCGCCCGCCCTGTCCCCGCCGACCGGCTTCTCGCACGCCGTCGTCGCCACCGGCACCCGGATCGTCTTCCTGGCCGGCCAGACCGCCCTCGACCAGGACGGCAAGGTCGTCGGCGACACCCTCCCCGCGCAGTTCGAGCGGGCGCTCGGCAACCTGCTGACCGCGCTCACCGCGGCCGGCGGCGCACCCGTCGACCTCGCCCGGGTCACCGTCTACACCACGGACCTCGCCGCCTACCGCGAGCACGCGGCGGAACTGGGGCGCCGCTGGCGGGAGTTGATGGGGCGGGACTATCCGGCGATGGCCGTCGTCGAGGTCGTCCGCCTGTGGGACGACAGGGCGCTGATCGAACTGGACGGCTTCGCGGTGCTCCCGTAA
- a CDS encoding acyl-CoA dehydrogenase family protein: MPAFSLEPAQENWCAELRALAADRLRPLAERGGPGRVNRPLLAELGRLGLLRRLFTSGALDLCLMRESLGYACTEAETALALQGLGARPVHTHGTPAQRSRWLPAVTDGTAVAAFALTEPGAGSDAGALELGAWRREVSDADRADPEVGSAVGSESGVGVESGVGADADGLAGWRLTGTKCWISNAPEADFYTVFARTGPGTGSRGVTAFLVPADRPGLTGTALDMLSPHPIGTLDFDAVPVTSDDVLGEVGGGFRVAMATLNLFRPSVGAFAVGMAQAALDATLTHTAERDAFGGKLRDLQTVAHQVAEMSLRTEAARLVVYAAATAYDRQAPDVPGRAAMAKLLATETAQYVVDSAVQLHGARALRRGHLLEHLYREVRAPRVYEGASEVQRGIIAKELYRNLPEKEAER; this comes from the coding sequence ATGCCCGCATTCTCGCTCGAACCGGCACAGGAGAACTGGTGCGCCGAACTGCGCGCGCTCGCCGCCGACCGGCTGAGACCGCTCGCGGAGCGGGGCGGACCGGGCCGCGTCAACCGCCCGCTCCTCGCCGAACTGGGCCGACTCGGCCTGCTGCGGCGGCTGTTCACCTCCGGCGCGCTCGACCTCTGTCTGATGCGGGAGTCGCTGGGCTACGCCTGCACCGAGGCGGAGACGGCCCTCGCCCTCCAGGGCCTCGGCGCGCGTCCCGTCCACACCCACGGCACCCCGGCGCAACGCTCCCGCTGGCTGCCGGCCGTCACCGACGGCACGGCGGTCGCGGCCTTCGCCCTGACCGAGCCGGGCGCGGGCTCGGACGCCGGGGCGCTCGAACTGGGCGCGTGGCGGCGGGAAGTGTCAGACGCGGACAGGGCGGACCCAGAGGTCGGGTCCGCGGTCGGGTCCGAGTCCGGTGTCGGTGTCGAGTCCGGTGTCGGTGCTGACGCCGACGGCCTGGCGGGCTGGCGGCTCACCGGCACCAAGTGCTGGATCTCCAACGCGCCGGAGGCCGACTTCTACACCGTCTTCGCCCGTACGGGACCAGGCACCGGCTCCCGCGGTGTGACCGCCTTCCTGGTGCCCGCCGACCGCCCCGGCCTCACCGGCACGGCCCTGGACATGCTGTCGCCGCACCCGATCGGCACCCTCGACTTCGACGCGGTCCCGGTCACCTCCGACGACGTCCTCGGCGAGGTCGGCGGCGGCTTCCGGGTCGCGATGGCCACCCTCAACCTGTTCCGCCCCAGCGTCGGCGCCTTCGCCGTCGGCATGGCGCAGGCGGCCCTCGACGCCACTCTCACCCACACCGCCGAACGCGACGCCTTCGGTGGCAAGTTGCGGGACCTTCAGACGGTCGCCCACCAGGTCGCCGAGATGTCCCTGCGCACCGAGGCGGCCCGCCTCGTGGTGTACGCGGCGGCGACGGCCTACGACCGACAGGCGCCGGACGTGCCCGGCCGGGCGGCCATGGCGAAACTGCTCGCCACCGAGACGGCGCAGTATGTCGTCGACAGCGCCGTCCAGTTGCACGGCGCCCGCGCCCTGCGCCGCGGCCACCTCCTGGAACACCTCTACCGCGAGGTGCGCGCACCGCGCGTCTACGAGGGTGCGAGCGAGGTCCAACGGGGCATCATCGCCAAGGAGTTGTACAGGAACCTGCCCGAGAAGGAGGCCGAGAGATGA
- a CDS encoding AMP-binding protein — protein sequence MNVSAHVDTFARDHLPPPDEWPDLRFDLPELRYPDRLNCAAELLSGPDPDRPAFRTPAGVRWSYRELSAHVDRLAHVLTGDLGVVPGNRVLLRGPTTPWLVACWLAVLKAGAVAVTVLAQSRPHELSTVCAIAEVSHALCDARCVDDLARAEVPGLRITAYGGEEPGDLLRRAAPDTPYRAVDTAADDVALIAFTSGTTGRPKGCMHFHRDVLAVADTFSRHVLRPRADDVFAGSPPLGFTFGLGGLVVFPMRAGASALLLEQAGPRQLLPAIAAHRVSVLFTAPTAYRAMLAEADGHDLSSLRRCVSAGENLPAATWHAWRELTGLRIVNGIGATELLHIFVSAADDRIRPGTTGIPVPGWQARVQDERGEPVPDGRPGLLAVRGPVGCRYLADPRQREYVRGGWNVTGDTYVRDADGYFRYVARADDMIVSAGYNIAGPEVEDALLRHPDVVEAAVVGRPDEARGQVVVAYAVLREGAEPDTEALRAFVTSELVPYKCPREIVLVRTLPRTATGKLQRFRLRTDGDQR from the coding sequence ATGAACGTCTCGGCTCATGTGGACACCTTCGCGCGCGACCATCTCCCGCCGCCCGACGAGTGGCCCGACCTCCGGTTCGACCTGCCCGAGCTGCGCTACCCGGACCGGCTGAACTGCGCCGCCGAGCTGCTGTCGGGGCCGGACCCCGACCGGCCCGCGTTCCGCACTCCGGCCGGTGTCCGCTGGAGCTACCGGGAGTTGAGCGCCCACGTCGACCGGCTCGCCCACGTCCTCACCGGTGACCTCGGGGTCGTCCCCGGCAACCGGGTGCTGCTGCGCGGCCCCACCACGCCCTGGCTGGTGGCCTGTTGGCTCGCGGTGCTGAAGGCGGGCGCGGTCGCCGTCACCGTACTGGCGCAGTCACGGCCGCACGAGCTGAGCACGGTCTGCGCCATCGCCGAGGTGTCGCACGCGCTGTGCGACGCCCGGTGCGTCGACGACCTGGCGCGGGCGGAGGTCCCCGGCCTGCGGATCACCGCGTACGGCGGCGAGGAGCCGGGCGATCTGCTGCGCAGGGCCGCGCCCGACACCCCGTACCGTGCCGTCGACACGGCGGCCGACGACGTCGCGCTGATCGCGTTCACCTCCGGCACCACCGGCCGGCCGAAGGGATGCATGCACTTCCACCGGGATGTGCTCGCCGTCGCGGACACCTTCTCCCGGCATGTGCTGCGACCGCGCGCGGACGACGTGTTCGCCGGGAGCCCCCCGCTCGGGTTCACCTTCGGGCTCGGCGGGCTCGTGGTGTTCCCGATGCGGGCCGGCGCCAGCGCACTGCTCCTCGAACAGGCGGGCCCCAGGCAGCTGTTGCCCGCGATAGCCGCGCACCGGGTGTCGGTGCTGTTCACCGCGCCGACGGCCTACCGCGCGATGCTCGCCGAGGCGGACGGGCACGATCTGTCGTCGCTGCGCCGCTGTGTGTCCGCCGGCGAGAACCTGCCCGCCGCGACGTGGCACGCCTGGCGGGAGCTGACCGGGCTGCGGATCGTCAACGGCATAGGCGCCACCGAGCTGTTGCACATCTTCGTCTCCGCGGCGGACGACCGGATCAGGCCGGGGACGACCGGGATACCGGTGCCCGGGTGGCAGGCTCGGGTGCAGGACGAGCGGGGCGAGCCGGTGCCCGACGGCCGGCCGGGGCTGCTCGCGGTGCGCGGTCCGGTCGGCTGCCGCTACCTCGCCGACCCGCGGCAGCGGGAGTACGTGCGCGGCGGCTGGAACGTTACGGGCGACACCTATGTCCGGGACGCCGACGGGTACTTCCGCTATGTGGCCCGCGCCGACGACATGATCGTCTCCGCCGGGTACAACATCGCGGGCCCCGAGGTGGAGGACGCGCTGCTGCGCCATCCGGACGTCGTCGAGGCGGCCGTCGTGGGGCGGCCCGACGAGGCCAGGGGGCAGGTGGTGGTGGCGTACGCGGTCCTCAGGGAGGGCGCCGAGCCGGACACCGAGGCGCTGCGCGCCTTCGTCACGTCCGAACTGGTCCCCTACAAGTGTCCGCGCGAGATCGTCCTCGTGCGGACGCTGCCGCGCACGGCGACCGGCAAACTCCAGCGATTCCGATTGCGCACCGATGGTGACCAGCGCTGA